A genomic region of Oryza glaberrima chromosome 1, OglaRS2, whole genome shotgun sequence contains the following coding sequences:
- the LOC127756387 gene encoding NAC domain-containing protein 90-like isoform X2, with protein MADGGGRRAPGFRFYPTEEELICFYLRNKLDGLRDDIERVIPVFDVYSVDPLQLSEIHHEMLGGGGEEGEPWFYFCPRQEREARGGRPSRTTPSGYWKAAGTPGVVYSADRRPIGMKKTMVFYRGRAPSGTKTAWKMNEYRAFHYPDASSASASSAGAAAPPNHLPPQLRSEFSLCRLYTRSGGIRQFDRRPLAGGGDENPGPSMAAAAASPEENDGSGSSMQQLELMDQGGAVDPDWDQWDDLATLTALLYWPRD; from the exons atggccgacggcggcggccgccgggctCCCGGGTTCCGCTTCTACccgacggaggaggagctgaTATGCTTCTACCTCCGCAACAAGCTCGACGGCCTCCGCGACGACATCGAGCGCGTCATCCCCGTCTTCGACGTCTACTCCGTCGACCCGTTGCAGCTCTCAG AGATTCACCACGAGatgctgggcggcggcggcgaggagggggagcCGTGGTTCTACTTCTGCCCGCGGCAGGAGCGGGAGGCGCGGGGCGGCCGGCCGAGCCGGACCACGCCGTCCGGGTACTGGAAGGCGGCGGGCACCCCAGGGGTCGTCTACTCCGCCGACCGCCGGCCCATCGGGATGAAGAAGACCATGGTGTTCTACCGCGGCCGCGCGCCGTCGGGAACCAAGACCGCGTGGAAGATGAACGAGTACAGAGCATTCCACTACCCcgacgcctcctccgcctccgcctccagcgccggcgccgccgcgccaccaaaCCATCTTCCTCCGCAG CTGAGGAGCGAGTTCAGCCTGTGTCGACTGTACACCAGATCGGGAGGCATCCGGCAATTCGATCGGCGGCCGCTCGCGGGTGGTGGTGATGAGAACCCGGGGCCATCCatggctgccgcggcggcgtcaccCGAGGAAAACGACGGATCAGGAAGTTCCATGCAGCAACTGGAGCTGATGGATCAAGGTGGCGCCGTTGATCCGGATTGGGACCAGTGGGACGACTTGGCCACCTTGACCGCACTTCTGTACTGGCCTAGAGATTAG
- the LOC127756387 gene encoding NAC domain-containing protein 90-like isoform X1 — MADGGGRRAPGFRFYPTEEELICFYLRNKLDGLRDDIERVIPVFDVYSVDPLQLSGTSTRVYVHCVRRTSRERRVTCIHTPAAEIHHEMLGGGGEEGEPWFYFCPRQEREARGGRPSRTTPSGYWKAAGTPGVVYSADRRPIGMKKTMVFYRGRAPSGTKTAWKMNEYRAFHYPDASSASASSAGAAAPPNHLPPQLRSEFSLCRLYTRSGGIRQFDRRPLAGGGDENPGPSMAAAAASPEENDGSGSSMQQLELMDQGGAVDPDWDQWDDLATLTALLYWPRD; from the exons atggccgacggcggcggccgccgggctCCCGGGTTCCGCTTCTACccgacggaggaggagctgaTATGCTTCTACCTCCGCAACAAGCTCGACGGCCTCCGCGACGACATCGAGCGCGTCATCCCCGTCTTCGACGTCTACTCCGTCGACCCGTTGCAGCTCTCAGGTACCAGCACACGCGTGTACGTGCATTGCGTTCGTCGTACGTCGCGCGAGCGCCGCGTCACCTGTATACACACACCTGCTGCAGAGATTCACCACGAGatgctgggcggcggcggcgaggagggggagcCGTGGTTCTACTTCTGCCCGCGGCAGGAGCGGGAGGCGCGGGGCGGCCGGCCGAGCCGGACCACGCCGTCCGGGTACTGGAAGGCGGCGGGCACCCCAGGGGTCGTCTACTCCGCCGACCGCCGGCCCATCGGGATGAAGAAGACCATGGTGTTCTACCGCGGCCGCGCGCCGTCGGGAACCAAGACCGCGTGGAAGATGAACGAGTACAGAGCATTCCACTACCCcgacgcctcctccgcctccgcctccagcgccggcgccgccgcgccaccaaaCCATCTTCCTCCGCAG CTGAGGAGCGAGTTCAGCCTGTGTCGACTGTACACCAGATCGGGAGGCATCCGGCAATTCGATCGGCGGCCGCTCGCGGGTGGTGGTGATGAGAACCCGGGGCCATCCatggctgccgcggcggcgtcaccCGAGGAAAACGACGGATCAGGAAGTTCCATGCAGCAACTGGAGCTGATGGATCAAGGTGGCGCCGTTGATCCGGATTGGGACCAGTGGGACGACTTGGCCACCTTGACCGCACTTCTGTACTGGCCTAGAGATTAG